In a single window of the Labrus mixtus chromosome 20, fLabMix1.1, whole genome shotgun sequence genome:
- the LOC132954069 gene encoding immunoglobulin lambda-1 light chain-like isoform X1, whose amino-acid sequence MLGTLCTLITALTYVDAVIVLTQTPAVHTVSTGQQVDLQCNIQRDDGYYVSWYKQVPGEAPQYVLRFYHSHSSPSFGSGFSSDRFNSKSSSNIDYQFIIKRAETGDSAQYFCLTWDNSAKENVFGQGTKLIVTSSSLSPPVLTVFPPSSAELQSNKASLVCLSTQSVPFADVSWSAAGSPVSSGISTSTAVQQPDQTFQISSYLSIQTSDWNMDKVYTCRVSLGSQTSEKTINKSHCSTEDQ is encoded by the exons atgctGGGGACCCTGTGCACTCTCATCACTGCTCTAACAT atgttgaTGCAGTGATAGTGCTGACCCAGACGCCTGCTGTCCACACAGTTTCTACAGGACAACAAGTTGATCTTCAATGTAACATCCAGAGAGATGATGGATATTATGTCTCCTGGTACAAACAGGTTCCTGGTGAAGCTCCTCAGTATGTTCTGAGATTTTACCACTCTCACAGCTCACCTAGCTTTGGATCAGGATTCTCCTCAGACAGATTCAACTCTAAATCTTCATCAAACATAGATTATCAGTTCATCAtaaagagagcagagacaggagacTCTGCTCAGTATTTCTGTCTGACATGGGATAACTCTGCTAAGGAGAACGTAT TCGGACAAGGCACCAAGCTGATTGTGACGA gctccagcctctctcctcctgtcctcacaGTCTTCCCTCCGTCCAGTGCTGAGCTCCAGTCCAACAAAGCCTCTCTGGTCTGTCTGTCCACTCAGTCTGTGCCTTTTGCAGATGTGAGCTGGTCTGCTGCTGGGAGTCCAGTGAGCAGTGGGATCTCTACCAGCACGGCCGTTCAGCAACCAGACCAGACTTTTCAAATCAGCAGCTATCTGTCCATCCAGACGTCAGACTGGAACATGGACAAGGTCTACACATGTCGAGTGTCTTTGGGCTCCCAGACTTCAGAGAAAACCATCAACAAGTCCCACTGTTCCACTGAAGACCAGTAG
- the LOC132954069 gene encoding immunoglobulin lambda-1 light chain-like isoform X2, whose protein sequence is MLGTLCTLITALTCVSAVTLVTQKPPVVTLRRGETATMDCNLGTVTGSAARWYKQIPGGVPQYILSNYHSSSPSYGSGFSSPKFTSTHQSQSDYRLIISTVEERDSAVYYCQTWDSSVDEVVFGQGTKLIVTSSSLSPPVLTVFPPSSAELQSNKASLVCLSTQSVPFADVSWSAAGSPVSSGISTSTAVQQPDQTFQISSYLSIQTSDWNMDKVYTCRVSLGSQTSEKTINKSHCSTEDQ, encoded by the exons atgctGGGGACCCTGTGCACTCTCATCACTGCTCTAACAT GTGTGAGTGCTGTGACGCTGGTGACACAGAAGCCTCCTGTTGTGactctgaggagaggagagacagccACCATGGACTGTAACCTGGGGACTGTGACTGGTAGTGCTGCTCGTTGGTACAAACAGATTCCAGGAGGAGTTCCTCAGTATATTCTCAGCAACTATCACAGCAGCTCTCCAAGCTATGGCTCTGGTTTCTCCTCTCCAAAGTTCACATCCACTCATCAGTCACAATCAGATTATCGTTTGATCATCAgcactgtggaggagagagactcAGCAGTTTATTACTGTCAGACATGGGACAGCTCTGTTGATGAG GTGGTATTCGGACAAGGCACCAAGCTGATTGTGACGA gctccagcctctctcctcctgtcctcacaGTCTTCCCTCCGTCCAGTGCTGAGCTCCAGTCCAACAAAGCCTCTCTGGTCTGTCTGTCCACTCAGTCTGTGCCTTTTGCAGATGTGAGCTGGTCTGCTGCTGGGAGTCCAGTGAGCAGTGGGATCTCTACCAGCACGGCCGTTCAGCAACCAGACCAGACTTTTCAAATCAGCAGCTATCTGTCCATCCAGACGTCAGACTGGAACATGGACAAGGTCTACACATGTCGAGTGTCTTTGGGCTCCCAGACTTCAGAGAAAACCATCAACAAGTCCCACTGTTCCACTGAAGACCAGTAG